agacctagggacacatacagactgaaagtgagggtacggaaaaagatattccatgcaaatgaaagtcaaaagaaagctggagcagcaattctcatatcagacaaaatagactttgaaacaaagactattacaagagacaaaaaaggacactacataatgatcaagggatcaatccaagaagatatagcaattgtaaatatttatgtacccaacatagaagcacctcaatacataaggcaaacactaacagccataaaaggggagactgacagtaacacaatcatagtaggggattttaacaccgcactttcaccaatagacagatcatacaacatgaaaataaataaagaaacacaagctttaaatgatacattaaacaagatggacttaattgatatttataggacattccatccaaaacaacagaatacactttcttctcaagtgctcatggaacattctgcaggatagatcatatcttgggtcacaaatcaagccttggtaaagttaagaaaattgaaatcgtatcaagtatcttttctgaccacaatgctatgagactagatatcaattacaggaaaaaatctgtaaaaaatacaaacacatggaggataaacaatacgctacttaataaccaagagatcactgaagaattcaaagagaaaatcaaaaaatacctagaaacaaatgacaatgaaaacacgacgacccaaaacctatgggatgcagcaaaagcagttctaagagggaagtttatagcaatacaatcctatcttaagaaacaaaaaaaatctcaaataaacaacgtaaccttacatctaaagcaatcatggaaagaagaacaaaaaacccccaaagatagcagaaggaaagaaatcataaagatcagatcagaaataaatgaaaaagaaatgaaggaaactatagcaaagataaataaaactaaaagctggttctttgagaagataaacaaaactgataaacgatcagccagactcatcaagaaaaaaagggagaagactcaaatcaatagaattagaaaagaaaaagaagtaacaactgacactgcagaaatacaaaggatcatgagagattactacaagcaactatatgccaataaaatggataacctggaagaaatggacaaatccttagaaatgcacaaccttctcaggttgaaccaggaagaaatagaaaatacgaacagatcaatcaaaagcactgaaattgaaactgtgattaaaaatcttccaacaaacaaaagccaaggaccagatggattcagaggagaattctatgaaacatttagagaagagctaacacctatccttctcaaactcttccaaaatatagcagagggaggaacactcccaaactcattctacgaggccaccatcaccctgataccaaaatcagacaaagatgtcacaaagaaagaaaactacaggccaatatcactgatgaacatagatgcaaaaatcctcaaaaaaatactagcaaaaagaatccaacagcacattaaaaggatcataaaccatgattaagtggggtttatcccaggaatgcaaggattcttcaatatatgcaaatcaaccaatgtgatataacatattaacaaagtgaaggagaaaaaccatatgatcatctcaatagatgcagagaaagcttttgacaaaattcaacaccgatttgtGATAAAAagcctctagaaagtaggcactgagggaacttacctcaacataataaaggccatatatgacaaacccacagccaacatcgtcttcaatggtgaaaaactgaaaccatttccaataagatcaggaaaaagaaaaggttgtccactgtcaccactattattcaactattcactattattcaacaataacaccactattattcaagttttagccacagcaatcagagaagaaaaagaaatgaatccaaaacagaaaagaagaagtaaagctgtcactgtttgcagatgacatgatactatacatagagaatcttaaagatgctaccagaaaactactagagctaatcaacgaatttggtaaagtagcaggatacaaaattaatgcacggaaatctcttgcattcctatacattattGATGAagaacctgaaagagaaattaaggaaacactcccatttaccactacaacaaaaagaataaaatacctaggaataaacctacctaaggagacaaactacctgtatacagaaaactataagaccctgatgaaagaaattaaagacgacaaaaacagatggagagatataccatgttcttggattggaagaatcaacactgtgaaaatgactatactacccaaagcaatctacagattccatgcaatctctatcaaactaccaatggcatttttcacagaactagaacaaaaaatttcaaaattcatatggaaacacagaagaccccgaatagcgaaagcaatcttgagaaagaaaaatggagctggaggaatcaggctcctggacttcagactatactacaaagctacagtaatcaagacagtatggtactggcacaaaaacagaaatatagatcaatggaacaggttagaaagcccagagattaacccacgcacatatggttaccttatatttgataaaggaggccagaatatacagtggagaaaagacagcctcttcactaagtggtgctggaaaaactggacagctacatgtataagaatgaaattagaacattccctaacaccatacacaaaaataaactcaaaatggattaaagacctaaaggtaaggccagacactatcaaacttttagaggaaaacataggcagaacactctatgacataaatcacagcaatatcctttttgacccacctcctacagaaatggaaataaaaacaaaaataaacaaatgggacctaatgaaacttaaaagtctgcatagcaaaggaaaccatcaccaagacgaaaagacaacgcttggaatgggagaaaatatttgcaaatgaagcaactgacaaaggattaacctccaaaatttacaagcagctcatgcaactcaatatcaaaaaaacaaacaaacaaatccaaaaatgggcagaaggtcttaatagacatttctccaaagaagatacacagattgccaagaaacacatgaaaggatgctcaaaatcactaatcattagagaaacgcaaatcaaaacgaggtatcacctaacaccagtcagaattgccatcatcaaaaaatctacaaacaataaatgctgaaaagggtgtggaggaaaaggaaccctcttgcactgttggtgggaatgttaattcatacagccactttggagaacagtatggaggttccttaaaaaactgaaaatagaactatgatacgacccagcaatcccactactgggcatataccctgagaaaaccataattcaaaaagagtcatgtaccacaatgttcattgcagctctatttacaatagccaggacatggaagcaacctaagtgtccatcgacagatgaatggataaagatgtggcacatatatacaatggaatatcactcagccataaaaaaaatgaaattgagttatttgtagtgaggtgggtggacgtagaatgtgtcatacagagtgaagtaagtcagaaagagaaaaataaatatcatatgctcacacatatatatggaatctaaaaaaaaaaaaaaggttctgacaaatctaggggcaggacaggaataaagacacagatgtagagaatggacttgaggacttggagtgggaagggtaagatgggacgaagtgagagagtggcatggacatatatacactatccaatgtaaaacagatagctagtgggaagcagccgcatagcacagggagatcagctgggtgctctgtgaccaactagaggggtgggatagggagggtgggagggagggagacgcacgagggaggagatatggggatatatgtacatgtataactgattcactttgttataaaaaaagaatgggttGTTGCCTCATGGAGTAACCCTAAGCAGCAGAACTGAAGGGTCTTGGGGTATTATTCTTCCTACATATATTCAGAGATTGCTTAATAAAAGCGTGTTAATCTGTTcacactggaagaaaaaaaaaattatggagtgATTTAACTGTATAGCAACTTGGTGAAACCAATGCCTTTCAAAAgaattatttatactttttattatagGTTTAACAACAGAAAAAGTATAACCAAAATACTAATACTAATCAACTGCATAATTAAACAACACTTCTGATAAATCTCTAGACCTGTAGTTTTCAAAGTATGGTCACCAGAGCAGCAGCACCAACTTCACCTGAGATTTTTAGAACTGCAAACTGCAGACCTACTTACTGAATCAGAACTGTGGAGTGGGgctcagcaatctgtgttttaacaggcCCTTCAGATAATTCTGATGTAAACTGCTAATCTAGATCAACCTTAAAGGGGTTTTAAAACCTCATGATCCTTTAAGACATGAAGATGTTTTGTTTATTGTATAGTGGGTTCTATCCTTTTACGTATAAGTAAAATCATAGCATTCTAAAAGTCAGTATGAATTGTGCCTCATTCCCCACCTCTCTGGTATTTTTCCAACAATCCATGGTTTCTGAAAATACTGTCTGGTGATTAACATGTTTACTAGCCAACACTATGCTGGTAGCTATATTTAGCATGAAATATGAATTATAAAAAGTCCAGGAGATAGTACCTTTTTGGGTAGAGCAGAAGAAAACGGTTCCCATTTTTAACTAGAGGAGGATCACTTTCATCTTTTGGCAGACCTGATttctgacaggtttttttttctttttcccgtATAGATATTACCGTCATTCTCTTGCCCTTTCAGCCCGCatgattttttgtctttttcctcctccttcacaTTTTAACCTAGGAAActgctcatttattttgttttttcttgtttcagcAAAGTTAACTTTTCCTTAACTTGGCTTTACTGTTGCAAATTATGGTTCATTTTTAAAGCACAGATGCTGGAAAAAGCTTCTAAGGAGCCCTAGTGTTGCATTATAGAACCAGGCCTTTCATTTTGAATTGTCTTTCTAGACATGCATGGACATTTCAAGTCTTTCTTACTGTATCACAAAAAAGACTTATGAATAATTCATGATCACagtatttttaacaaaaagtCCTCCTATGACAGATTTGGAAAGCTGAAAAGTTTTATGAAACTTTCTAAATACTTAAGACTTTTCCGAAATGAAAGCAAGCCCTGCCGTAActaattaattagtttaaaacACTTCAATTGTAACGTTTATGtaaaacacagagaaagaggataaagagaacacttgttgagtacctactatgtgccatgaaCTGTGccaaatgtttatatattttttcataaaatctcCATGACAACTTGTAAATTAGATGAAAAACTGATGCTCAGTGTTTTGATAATTGGTCCATGGTCACATGTCTAGAAGTGGTAGTCAGGCCGAGCTCAGGATGCTTAGTATGACTTAAAGTCCATTATCTTTAACTACATCACACACTGCAACAGCAGATGCTCAAATGACTGGCCAAATAAAGGGCAGAACGGATTTACTTACATTGTTGTTGGTCACAGCAAAGTACTGCAAATTACTCAGATACTGGATTTCTTCTGGAATGAAGGTCAGGTGGTTATAGCTTAGATCCAAATAATGTAGTTTGGTGCATAGGAAAAGCTGCAGGGGCAGATTCTCAATGTTATTATGGTCCAAAGAGAGTTGCTCTAGATTAGATAATGCCCCAATCTGGGCCGGAATATAAGCTATGTTATTGTGCCACAACTTTAAGCAGGAAAGATTCTGGAGATGCTGAAAGCTAATGATCTCTTCCACAGTTTTAAGGTTATTTTCTTTGAGGTTTAACTCATGCAAATTGTTCAGACTGAAAATGGAGTGCGGAATGCGTTCCAGGTCGCAGCTGATCAGCTCCAGGCTTTTCAGATTGACCATCTTTTTCAAGTTGTTCAATACAACCAGCTTGCTCCCCTCGTTATCGAGGGACAACTTCTGCAGCGAAGGCAGGAGGTCTGTAATGACTTGTGGGATCCGGGAGATGCTGCTCTTCAAGTAGAGGGTCCTCAGGTTTTTCAAGTCCTGAAAGCCCTCCAACTGCATGGTACTCACCTGCTCAGGTAGAACACAGCCTGACAGGTAAAGCTCCTTGAGATTCTTCAGATGAAATACCCAGCGTGGAATTTTCCCCATTTCAGTAAATTTCAGGCGGAGGATTTTTAAATTCTCCTCTAGAAAGGCCAGGGCAGGATGGTCGACCACCAGAGATGAATGGTACACGTGGAGCTCCTTGAGGTTGACCAGCTGCGAGACCGCAGAAGGCAGCTTGACCTCAGGGATCAGCTCCAGGCTTAGCACTTCAATTTCTGTCAGCTCAAAGACATTGTCTGGAAGACCGTTTAGCATGAAAAGATGCAGTTCTATCTTGTCCTGGGAATTTTTCACAAGCTTGCTTTTCAGTTTCTCGACCGTCCATTCGTTGTTGAGGTTGATCTGTTTCAGTTTGTTCTCACTGACCTCCGACAGGAATATGGAGAAGCGTTTGGAGTAAAGGGGATCGTACTGATCAGCCAGATGCAGAATGAAGGCGAAGTCATTCTTGACATCCGGGATGTCACTGTAGTTGCTTTTTTCTCTCAGCGCCTCAAAAGAATATTGCTTCAGAGAACTCCGCAGCATCCACCACAAGCTGTAGGAGGAGGTAAGACCATAAAGTATAACCAAGATGACATAAAATGAAGCCAGGACCTTAAATATTTCTGCCAAGGAGTAGACACACTGGTAGCGCTTATATCCAGTAAAAGCCTGCACATCCACTGAACAGTCAATTTCAAGAGTAATGTAGGTTAAAAAATACGGAACGTAAGTTATGATGAGGACAAACAAAATGACTTTGACTATTATCTGCTTCAGATACACTCTATAAATGATATCCTTCTGTTCCACGTGCATGCGGAACCTTTTCACTTTTTCAAAGATGGCTTTGGCCTGTTCGCCCTCCTTCTTGTCCAGGACGCTAGAAGTTGGGCTTTCTATGCCAGCTGACTCTAAGCCAGGCTGTGGGTAGGGCAATGACTGCTTGTTGGAATCAACCTCAGCTGAGCACCCTGAGGAAGAAAGCAAAACCTTGGACTTGGAGAGTGTCAGGGGCCTCACTGACTGCTCAGCCACCGTCTCTGACAGGGCACGGGTGGTCCACGGAGAATCGAAGCACTTGTGAAGGATGGCCACAAAATGCTCGAGCCTGGAACTGGTACTGGGGTAGTGCAGCCAAAAGTTGCTGCAGGCTGCGAAGATGAGCGTGTGCAAGAGCACCAGGTAGGGAAAGAACTTTGCGAACCAGTGGAGCTGCTTCTCATAACAGACGGCGTCGATGTAGGAGTACTGCTGTCGGTGGAGGTCGTTCTGGATTCTGAGGGGGAGCGGAAGCGGCGTCCCGGGATCGGAAGACGTGTTCACGCTGGCTTTCAGGATGTCCCAAGGCACGGCGCAGTGATTGTCGAATTCCACCTTACACGGAAGACAGCACAGAACCCTGCTCTGTGTGAGCTGGAGGGCTCCAGCCAGCACGGCCACCAGCAGCATGATCAGGGTGATGTAATACCAAAAGACGTCCCACCACGGTTTTAGGATGTGATAAGACGACTGGGCGTCTGCTAAACATTTTAGCTCTGTTAGTGTAATCATGACTTTCCCTTGTAGGAGGACAGAAACtggaggaggaaaataaaagaaaaaccactGAAGCAAGTACCCCAAATAAGCTTAAACTCTAAGGCTTGTACATAACCAAGTAGGATTTAACTCAGGGGCAAAACCTGGGAAGCAGGGCTGATGATCAAAAGGTATCAAAGTTTCCTGGTTTCATTCGAAACCTTAGGCTATGCCAACTGAGCACTGTAAATTCCCTTAGATGAGAGACCATTTGGTGACAGGCAGATTGGATCTGTAAAGGTATTTATTTGGTGCAGGACGTGAAGCAACTATCTAGTTTCCTCCTGCATCTTCACTTCATGCTAAGCTACTAAAAACCAGAAGCCGAATTTTCTTCAATCAACATTAGGAAAACTTGTTCTTATGCTACTAATTTCTAACAGCCACATTTTGTACCTTCCAAATGGTCTGAATAAGCTCTCTTTCACATTCCACTCCCAAGTCTGGAGCGTCGGGTACAACCTAAGAGTTGTGTTTCAACCATGACAAGGAACTTCCTTTGAGCAAGCACTGCTTTATAAAATTATCCCTTAGGATTAGAGGGATGTACCAGTTCTATGTTCAGAACAAACTGTGATTTAATACATTATCTCCTTTCCCCCCAAGCTCTTGCTTTGTAACTTACGTTTGCATCCAACTTAGAATACTTAAAAGCTGGCACAAAATGGTAATGGCTTAAAAAATGGATGGGGAAGGAAGCCCCAGTTACAACACTGCGGAAGGGACTCTCTCTCATGTTTAATGTTTTGATGGCAAAGTACTAATAGTATAAATGATTAAGGGCacatgctattattatttttgctttcaaaaaCAAGGTGGATTTTGCATTTTCGTATTTAAAGTATTCAGACAATGCTCTTTACAGAAATGATTTATGTAGTATTCAGCCTTAcctaaatcatttaaaaaattgttaactaGTAAAATCCAGACCACCTATAGGACGGCACAGAGTAAGACAGATAAAGGAAATATTTGGATTTATAAcaattctggttaaaaaaaatcacagtagcATCTTTGCTGGTGGTTCAGCTGCAACCTTCATCCATGGACTTCTCTTACACTTTTTTGAGTCTTAAGTCTTATCTTTTCTGGGTCTGAGTTTCTTTCTAGATACCCTAGTACTGGTAGCACCCCCAAGAAAAACTGTTTTGCTCTCATTAGTCTTCCTTCAAGGGACTGGTACCCTGCCTTGAACCCTAGAATCCCATTACAGAGGCTCTGATACCTATGAATAactgtcttttcttttgctgGTCAGCCCTAACATATTCCTGACCATCTGACTCTGAACCCTATACCTTCATGCTCTCCCCCTTGCTAAGGTATCCCAGGATCCTTGATTTTAACTACTAATCTGGAGCACCACTTTCCACCTGCGTCCTCTCTGGCCATCATCATATTATATGGATTCAACTTTCTCTTAGGACCTATGGCTTGATCAAATAATTTTCCAGAGTTTCCCTCCCTTACTCTAGTTTAGTGGGTCTATTTCTAACTCTCAACTCCTCCCCTTCTGCTTCAATCCACTGCAGTTAATCATAACTGTGTGTCAAGacaagacaaaaaccaaaaacaagaggATTATATGCGACAGAAAGTCTGGGCTTAGACCCCAAAATAGCATCAACATGATGGGAGGAAAGGAGGGCAGAAATCATTGCTGGATGAACATGTGAAAAATACCTAAGGATTTTAGTTGACATGAATGCACGCATTAAGCTAATTGTGTCATAGCTATTATGCAAAATATAGCTATATGCTATCTTTATGCTAAATATAGCCATAACATGACTATAATCTGCGGCCATATTAAATCATGAACCCAGATAAAGGCGCAACAATCCTTCTGTGTCTGCCTGGTAAGATCACACCTGGAACCCAACATTCAGTCATAGGTTAAAAACTAATTGGGCAACAAAATAATCAGGAGCTACTTGTCTACGGACCATTTCCTATGGAGGAACACAGGTAACTGATGATACTCAGCTGAGATAAAAGATGACTAGGGGAACCTGAGaatttatctttacatttttgcAGGACTACCTCTTGGATTAAAGAATAAGTGGATTTGTTCCAGAGGCAGAACTAGGTGGGTGCACATTTTAGAAAGTGACATTTTGATTTAATCGGTAGTAGAACATCCATAGAAATAGTTCTGTGAAATAGTTCGGGCCCTTCTCCTACCTGGGCTGACCTGAATAAGATGACCATCCGTCAAGGATGTTGCAAAGGAATTTCTtgtaatggataaagaaagtgaaTGACATCATCTCTAAGGGCTCTGCCAGCTCAAAGTCTATGGCTTTGTTTGTCCCCTCAAAGATGCTGGGAGTTATATTCATTTGAGACACACAACTGAAATTGTAGAAGAATGTAAACACAAACAGCTCTAACGATGAGGGTATTTGAcagacagcaaatatttattcaacaaagagCACAAGTCAACATTGGCCAAAacaatatactttaaatatttatacttactataatgaaaaaaaataaatccaataaGTTGACTGTGCTTCAGTCAGGAGGCCTACACCTTTTGAAATTTCTTAGACACACCATCTCTGTGATTGTCTTCATTCTGTGAGAAAGTATAGATACCTTGAAATAGCTGTGgtcatacaaacaaacaaacttggaGATACTGTCGTTAGAGACCCTCTCCATCATAAAACATTACATGGCAAGTGGATTTTCATAGACCAGTTTACTTTTCACACTGGGAGACATTCTGGCAAAGCTATTTATATAAGACCCCATCCACATACCAGATTGCACTCAGCCTCTGAACTTCCTTAACTTACAGAGAAGTTTCTACAGAAATTTAGatgttaacatattttaaaatgctgtatcTACAACACTTAGATGAACACTTAGCTTCTTCCAAGCAGTCTGCATATGCTAATTTCGCTCATTCAATCCTCATACACAGTTGGTCTTATTTGCATTCATCAGATGGCCTGTCAAACCATATAATTTCTGCACTTTATGATACATCTATCCAAATGAGACTCAGTGCTCTTAAAATTTAGCCTACTGATTCATTAAATACAGTTACAAGTCAATAACTTTTTAAGACACAGCTCAGAAATATGACTGAAATTCTCTGAAATTATGACATTATTAAATGTAGCTACCTTTTATATTAAAACCTATTGGTTTTTGTTTCTCACCTTATAGATTAATATAAGTCATTTTTAGCATCTACTTCAATCATTTGCAATAgcttaaattacatatatactgATTAGTTTGAAATGTGAGAACATTCTAaaacacacaaaatttttttagttGGGTGTGAAAATTGCATTTTTTAGTGCCTATGTATCCTCTGAAAACTTGTTGAGAAGGTTTATATATTTGCCTGGAAAACACAATCCTTTTTTGGTTTATTAAGTACTCAAAATCCGGCTCAGAGTACTGACCCCAAATTGTATTTAAGGTATTTTTAGCAATACTCTTGCAACCTTGTCATTTTCAAAGATCAAAGAGTTAGCATGTCTGAAATTTACTTTGGTTTTACCAATCCATGTGTAAAGCCTTCTTTATAATTACTACTGAAGATCAAATTATTTTGCAGGCCAGAAAGCACAGTTAGTGTGTGACAACTCAGCATGTATTAATTCATACTTAGCACCACTGGAATATGAGTTTCTTATtcacaattcatttttaaaagactgacaacatACGATACACAACTGCATTTATGTGTAGTTAAGCACAATAAAGACATTTGATCTTTGAAACACTTTACATATTCTTCTACTGCATTGCATCTGTAATGTGCCAGGAAAGAATTTATTGCATAACTCCAGAATGCTACCCAGCTGTCATGATACTTCCTGCACAATACAGTTTCCTTTAGatgttgcaaatatattttctactttaagcacaaaaagaaagaagagtcaCAAACCTCCAACtacagtaatatttttaaataatcagaatGAGAAACTACTATAACTAACCTGTTAGCAAACCACAACTGACGACAAGTTCgctatatttattctttttcttattttatttatttaattattattattttttatttggctgcgttgggtcttcgttgctgtgtgtgggcttttctctggttgcggcaagcagggcctactcttcattgcattgcaggggcttctcctgttgtggagcacgggctctaggcgtgcgggcttcagtagttgtggtacgcaggctcaatagttgtggctcatgggctctagagcactggctcagtagttgtggcgcatgggcttagttgctccacggcacgtgggatcttccttgggccagggcttgaacccgtgtcccctgcattggcaggtggattcttaaccactgcaccaccagggaagccctgccatatTTATTCTAACTGAGAACTATTTGTAAAGAATTTTTCCTGTTCATCTTTTTAAGAATTATAAACTTTTCCTCTAATCATCTAATTCA
The sequence above is drawn from the Tursiops truncatus isolate mTurTru1 chromosome 1, mTurTru1.mat.Y, whole genome shotgun sequence genome and encodes:
- the LRRC8B gene encoding volume-regulated anion channel subunit LRRC8B isoform X2 — encoded protein: MITLTELKCLADAQSSYHILKPWWDVFWYYITLIMLLVAVLAGALQLTQSRVLCCLPCKVEFDNHCAVPWDILKASVNTSSDPGTPLPLPLRIQNDLHRQQYSYIDAVCYEKQLHWFAKFFPYLVLLHTLIFAACSNFWLHYPSTSSRLEHFVAILHKCFDSPWTTRALSETVAEQSVRPLTLSKSKVLLSSSGCSAEVDSNKQSLPYPQPGLESAGIESPTSSVLDKKEGEQAKAIFEKVKRFRMHVEQKDIIYRVYLKQIIVKVILFVLIITYVPYFLTYITLEIDCSVDVQAFTGYKRYQCVYSLAEIFKVLASFYVILVILYGLTSSYSLWWMLRSSLKQYSFEALREKSNYSDIPDVKNDFAFILHLADQYDPLYSKRFSIFLSEVSENKLKQINLNNEWTVEKLKSKLVKNSQDKIELHLFMLNGLPDNVFELTEIEVLSLELIPEVKLPSAVSQLVNLKELHVYHSSLVVDHPALAFLEENLKILRLKFTEMGKIPRWVFHLKNLKELYLSGCVLPEQVSTMQLEGFQDLKNLRTLYLKSSISRIPQVITDLLPSLQKLSLDNEGSKLVVLNNLKKMVNLKSLELISCDLERIPHSIFSLNNLHELNLKENNLKTVEEIISFQHLQNLSCLKLWHNNIAYIPAQIGALSNLEQLSLDHNNIENLPLQLFLCTKLHYLDLSYNHLTFIPEEIQYLSNLQYFAVTNNNIEMLPDGLFQCKKLQCLLLGKNSLMSLSPHVGELSNLTHLELIGNYLETLPPELEGCQSLKRSCLIVEENLLNTLPPPVTERLQTCLDKC
- the LRRC8B gene encoding volume-regulated anion channel subunit LRRC8B isoform X1; translated protein: MITLTELKCLADAQSSYHILKPWWDVFWYYITLIMLLVAVLAGALQLTQSRVLCCLPCKVEFDNHCAVPWDILKASVNTSSDPGTPLPLPLRIQNDLHRQQYSYIDAVCYEKQLHWFAKFFPYLVLLHTLIFAACSNFWLHYPSTSSRLEHFVAILHKCFDSPWTTRALSETVAEQSVRPLTLSKSKVLLSSSGCSAEVDSNKQSLPYPQPGLESAGIESPTSSVLDKKEGEQAKAIFEKVKRFRMHVEQKDIIYRVYLKQIIVKVILFVLIITYVPYFLTYITLEIDCSVDVQAFTGYKRYQCVYSLAEIFKVLASFYVILVILYGLTSSYSLWWMLRSSLKQYSFEALREKSNYSDIPDVKNDFAFILHLADQYDPLYSKRFSIFLSEVSENKLKQINLNNEWTVEKLKSKLVKNSQDKIELHLFMLNGLPDNVFELTEIEVLSLELIPEVKLPSAVSQLVNLKELHVYHSSLVVDHPALAFLEENLKILRLKFTEMGKIPRWVFHLKNLKELYLSGCVLPEQVSTMQLEGFQDLKNLRTLYLKSSISRIPQVITDLLPSLQKLSLDNEGSKLVVLNNLKKMVNLKSLELISCDLERIPHSIFSLNNLHELNLKENNLKTVEEIISFQHLQNLSCLKLWHNNIAYIPAQIGALSNLEQLSLDHNNIENLPLQLFLCTKLHYLDLSYNHLTFIPEEIQYLSNLQYFAVTNNNGMFILWKRQFWKAPEVPAENWLRGATLAHHRNRLKCAAPLSSLFLTKPLLEQRSLHCFIVAKMPGPGLYKYGERYRVGCMQSTSSWSALAPQWQDES